The Ahaetulla prasina isolate Xishuangbanna chromosome 3, ASM2864084v1, whole genome shotgun sequence genome window below encodes:
- the PABPC1L gene encoding polyadenylate-binding protein 1-like isoform X2: MNASGPGYPLASLYVGDLHPDVTEAMLYEKFSPAGSIMSIRVCRDVATRRSLGYAYLNFQQPADAERALDTMNFEVIKGRPIRIMWSQRDPGLRKSGVGNIFIKNLDDSIDNKALYDTFSAFGNILSCKVVCDENGSRGYGFVHFETHEAAHRAINTMNGMLLNDRKVFVGHFKSRREREAEYGAKAMEFTNVYIKNFGEDMTDERLQEIFSKFGKTLSVKVMIDSSGRSKGFGFVNFEKHQDAQKAVEQMDGSEINDRTVFVGRAQKRMERQNELKRKFEQMKQERMNRYQGVNLYVKNLDDGIDDEHLRKEFSPYGTITSAKKKRPRL; this comes from the exons ATGAATGCTAGTGGCCCAGGATATCCTCTAGCCTCTCTCTATGTGGGTGACCTGCATCCAGATGTTACCGAAGCCATGTTGTACGAGAAGTTCTCACCTGCTGGATCCATCATGTCCATCAGAGTTTGTCGAGATGTTGCCACACGGCGATCTCTAGGTTATGCTTACCTAAATTTTCAACAGCCTGCTGATG CTGAACGGGCTTTGGACACCATGAATTTTGAAGTTATAAAAGGTCGGCCCATTCGTATCATGTGGTCCCAGCGAGATCCCGGACTCAGAAAATCAGGTGTCGGGAATATTTTCATCAAGAATCTGGATGATTCCATTGATAATAAAGCCTTATATGATACATTCTCAGCTTTTGGAAATATTCTTTCTTGCAAA GTTGTTTGTGATGAGAATGGATCTAGGGGTTATGGCTTCGTCCATTTTGAGACCCACGAGGCAGCACATAGAGCAATTAATACAATGAATGGAATGCTGCTAAATGATCGCAAGGT ATTTGTTGGCCACTTTAAGTCCCGCCGAGAGCGAGAAGCAGAATATGGAGCCAAAGCAATGGAATTCACTAATGTCTACATCAAAAACTTTGGAGAGGACATGACTGACGAGAGGTTGCAAGAAATATTCTCAAAATTTG GAAAAACTTTGAGTGTCAAGGTCATGATAGATAGTTCTGGCCGCTCAAAAGGATTTGGTTTTGTCAATTTTGAGAAGCATCAAGATGCTCAGAAG GCCGTTGAGCAGATGGATGGAAGTGAGATCAATGACCGAACAGTATTTGTTGGCAGAGCCCAAAAAAGGATGGAGCGACAAAATGAGCTGAAGCGTAAATTTGAACAAATGAAGCAGGAAAGAATGAACCGATATCAG GGAGTAAACTTGTATGTAAAGAACTTGGACGATGGCATTGATGATGAGCATTTGAGAAAAGAATTCTCACCCTATGGAACCATCACAAGTGCCAAG AAGAAGCGACCAAGGCTGTGA
- the PABPC1L gene encoding polyadenylate-binding protein 1-like isoform X3: MNASGPGYPLASLYVGDLHPDVTEAMLYEKFSPAGSIMSIRVCRDVATRRSLGYAYLNFQQPADAERALDTMNFEVIKGRPIRIMWSQRDPGLRKSGVGNIFIKNLDDSIDNKALYDTFSAFGNILSCKVVCDENGSRGYGFVHFETHEAAHRAINTMNGMLLNDRKVFVGHFKSRREREAEYGAKAMEFTNVYIKNFGEDMTDERLQEIFSKFEFEDMKNTSLE, translated from the exons ATGAATGCTAGTGGCCCAGGATATCCTCTAGCCTCTCTCTATGTGGGTGACCTGCATCCAGATGTTACCGAAGCCATGTTGTACGAGAAGTTCTCACCTGCTGGATCCATCATGTCCATCAGAGTTTGTCGAGATGTTGCCACACGGCGATCTCTAGGTTATGCTTACCTAAATTTTCAACAGCCTGCTGATG CTGAACGGGCTTTGGACACCATGAATTTTGAAGTTATAAAAGGTCGGCCCATTCGTATCATGTGGTCCCAGCGAGATCCCGGACTCAGAAAATCAGGTGTCGGGAATATTTTCATCAAGAATCTGGATGATTCCATTGATAATAAAGCCTTATATGATACATTCTCAGCTTTTGGAAATATTCTTTCTTGCAAA GTTGTTTGTGATGAGAATGGATCTAGGGGTTATGGCTTCGTCCATTTTGAGACCCACGAGGCAGCACATAGAGCAATTAATACAATGAATGGAATGCTGCTAAATGATCGCAAGGT ATTTGTTGGCCACTTTAAGTCCCGCCGAGAGCGAGAAGCAGAATATGGAGCCAAAGCAATGGAATTCACTAATGTCTACATCAAAAACTTTGGAGAGGACATGACTGACGAGAGGTTGCAAGAAATATTCTCAAAATTTG AATTTGAAGACATGAAAAATACCTCCCTGGAGTAA